From a region of the Mercurialis annua linkage group LG1-X, ddMerAnnu1.2, whole genome shotgun sequence genome:
- the LOC126680888 gene encoding pentatricopeptide repeat-containing protein At4g30700, whose translation MANRYLFLNLLNNCATLSHLTQLHAHLLLHGLQNDIAVATKLTHKLFHFNSARHARALFFTIPKPDIFLFNVLIKGLSHNNSPLSAVSLFTHLTKRTRLYPDKFTYAFAISAATKFGDAKIGFLLHGKLIVDGFSSDLHIGSALVDMYFKLGSEGIAVKVFDKFPERDTILFNTVISGLVRVFRYEDSIRIFRDMVSGNGPQLDATTVIAVLPAVAELQELGLGMGMQCLAIKLGFHSHTSLLTGLISLYSKCGKIEIARMLFIDIGRKDLISCNAMLSGFTFNGDTESTVRLFREWLGSGEKVNSSTVVGLIPVYSPFGYLFLTNCIHGFSIKSGVVSNSSVSTALTTVYSRLNEMEFARQLFDESSEKTLASWNAMISGYTQNGLTEIAISLFQEMQMSNVTPNPVTVTSVLSACAQLGALSLGKWIHDLVKSKNFEHNVYVTTALIDMYAKCGSILEARQLFDSMLEKNEVTWNAMISGYGLHGHGHKALKLFYEMLNSGIPPTRVTFLSVLYACSHAGLVREGDEIFHIMVHNYGFEPLAEHYACMVDILGRAGQLQGALAFIQGMPIDPGPPVWGALLGACMIHKDTNLARVASERLFDLDPQNMGYYVLMSNIYSAERNYPRAASVRQTAKSRNLTKIPGCTLIEVGQVPHVFTSGDWSHSQSTAIYAELERLTGKMKEAGFQTETDTALHDVEVEEKEQMMKVHSEKLAIAFGLISTEPGTEIRIIKNLRVCLDCHTATKFISKITGRVIVVRDANRFHHFKDGVCSCGDYW comes from the coding sequence ATGGCAAACCGCTACTTGTTCCTTAATCTCCTCAACAACTGCGCCACTCTTTCACACTTGACTCAGCTCCACGCCCACCTCCTTCTCCACGGTCTCCAAAACGACATCGCAGTCGCCACAAAACTCACCCACAAGCTCTTCCATTTTAACTCCGCTCGCCACGCTCGTGCTCTCTTCTTTACCATTCCAAAACCAGACATTTTCCTCTTTAACGTCCTCATTAAGGGCTTATCTCACAACAACTCTCCTTTATCCGCCGTTTCGCTCTTTACCCATTTGACAAAACGTACTCGTCTTTATCCTGATAAGTTTACTTATGCTTTTGCTATTTCAGCCGCTACTAAATTCGGGGATGCGAAGATTGGATTCTTATTGCACGGGAAGCTTATTGTTGATGGGTTTAGTTCAGATTTGCATATTGGGTCAGCTCTTGTCGATATGTATTTTAAACTTGGCTCCGAGGGTATTGCAGTGAAGGTGTTTGATAAATTTCCTGAGAGAGATACTATTTTGTTTAATACGGTGATTTCTGGGTTAGTAAGGGTTTTTCGTTATGAGGATTCTATCAGAATTTTCAGAGATATGGTATCAGGTAATGGGCCTCAGTTGGATGCAACTACAGTGATAGCCGTGTTGCCTGCTGTAGCAGAATTGCAGGAGCTGGGTTTAGGTATGGGGATGCAATGCTTAGCTATTAAACTTGGTTTTCATTCTCATACTTCTTTGCTTACAGGTTTGATTTCGTTGTATTCAAAATGTGGAAAGATTGAGATAGCTAGGATGTTGTTTATAGATATCGGTAGAAAAGATTTAATATCTTGTAATGCTATGCTCTCTGGCTTTACTTTCAATGGTGACACGGAATCTACAGTGAGATTGTTCAGAGAATGGCTTGGTTCTGGAGAGAAGGTTAATTCTAGTACAGTTGTGGGGTTGATTCCTGTATATTCCCCTTTTGGTTATTTATTTCTTACTAATTGCATTCATGGTTTCAGTATCAAATCTGGCGTTGTTTCAAATTCTTCTGTTTCAACAGCATTGACTACAGTATATAGTAGATTAAATGAAATGGAATTCGCACGTCAGTTATTTGATGAATCTTCAGAGAAAACTTTAGCTTCGTGGAATGCCATGATATCGGGTTATACCCAAAATGGTTTAACAGAAATTGCAATTTCTCTTTTCCAGGAAATGCAGATGTCTAATGTCACTCCAAATCCTGTAACTGTTACAAGTGTACTTTCAGCTTGTGCTCAACTTGGAGCTTTGAGTTTAGGAAAATGGATCCATGATTTAGTTAAGAGTAAGAACTTTGAGCACAATGTATATGTTACAACTGCTTTAATTGATATGTATGCAAagtgcggaagcattttggagGCTCGTCAGTTATTTGATTCGATGCTGGAGAAGAATGAGGTCACTTGGAATGCCATGATTTCTGGATATGGTCTTCATGGGCATGGACATAAGGCTCTGAAACTCTTCTATGAGATGCTGAATTCTGGCATTCCACCAACTAGAGTCACTTTTCTTTCTGTATTATATGCGTGCAGTCATGCAGGTTTAGTAAGAGAAGGAGATGAAATTTTTCATATCATGGTTCATAATTATGGGTTTGAACCCTTAGCTGAACATTATGCATGCATGGTTGACATCCTTGGTCGAGCTGGACAATTGCAAGGTGCTTTGGCATTTATCCAGGGAATGCCAATTGATCCAGGTCCTCCTGTATGGGGTGCATTGCTTGGCGCTTGCATGATTCATAAGGACACTAACCTTGCTCGTGTGGCTTCTGAAAGACTATTTGATTTGGACCCACAAAACATGGGTTACTATGTCTTGATGTCAAATATTTACTCTGCCGAGAGAAACTATCCACGAGCTGCTTCAGTGAGACAAACTGCTAAAAGTAGAAATCTGACAAAGATTCCAGGCTGCACATTAATTGAGGTTGGCCAGGTCCCACATGTTTTCACTTCTGGTGACTGGTCTCACTCACAATCAACAGCAATCTATGCAGAGCTAGAGAGATTGACTGGAAAGATGAAGGAGGCTGGTTTTCAGACAGAGACTGACACTGCTTTGCATGATGTAGAGGTGGAAGAGAAGGAACAAATGATGAAGGTCCACAGCGAGAAGTTAGCCATTGCCTTTGGTCTTATTTCTACTGAACCTGGAACTGAGATCAGGATTATTAAGAATCTCCGTGTTTGTTTAGATTGTCATACTGCAACCAAGTTTATATCTAAGATCACAGGGAGGGTTATTGTGGTCAGAGATGCCAATAGGTTCCATCATTTCAAGGATGGCGTGTGTTCTTGCGGAGATTATTGGTAA
- the LOC126680880 gene encoding cellulose synthase A catalytic subunit 7 [UDP-forming] codes for MEASAGLVAGSHNRNELVVIHGHEEHKPLKNLDGQVCEICGDEIGVTVDGDLFVGCNECGFPVCRPCYEYERREGTQVCPQCKTRYKRLKGSARVEGDEDEEDIDDIEHEFNIEDEKDKTKHLTEALLYGKMTYGRGRDDEDINTQIPPVISGGRSRQVSGEFPVGAYGDQMLASSLHKRVHPYPDYEPGSERWDEKKEGGWKDRMEDWKLQQGNLGPEDDDPDSAMMDETRQPLSRKVPIASSKINPYRMIIVARLFILAFFLRYRLMNPVHDAIGLWLTSVTCEIWFAISWILDQFPKWLPIDRETYLDRLSLRYEREGEPNMLAPVDFFVSTVDPMKEPPLVTANTMLSILAVDYPVEKISCYLSDDGGSMCTFETMSETAEFARKWVPFCKKFNIEPRAPEMYFALKVDYLKDKVQPTFVKERRAMKREYEEFKVRINAIVAKAQKVPPEGWIMQDGTPWPGNNTKDHPGMIQVFLGHSGGHDVEGNELPRLVYVSREKRPGFTHHKKAGAMNALIRVSAVLTNAPFMLNLDCDHYVNNSKAVREAMCFLMDPQVAKKICYVQFPQRFDGIDRNDRYANRNTVFFDINMKGLDGIQGPVYVGTGCVFRRQALYGYLPPKGPKRPKMVTCDCCPCFGRRKKKHAKQGANGEIANLGGDDDREILMSQLNFEKKFGQSAIFVTSTLMEDGGVPPSSSPAALLKEAIHVISCGYEDKTEWGLELGWIYGSITEDILTGFKMHCRGWRSIYCMPKRPAFKGSAPINLSDRLNQVLRWALGSVEIFFSRHSPCWYGYKEGKLKWLERLSYINTTVYPFTSIPLLAYCTLPAICLLTDKFIMPEISTFASLFFIALFISIFATGILELRWSGVSIEEWWRNEQFWVIGGISAHLFAVVQGLLKVLAGIDTNFTVTSKAMDDEEFGELYAFKWTTLLIPPTTILIINLVGVVAGISDAINNGYQSWGPLFGKLFFAFWVIVHLYPFLKGLMGRQNRTPTIVVIWSILLASIFSLLWVRIDPFVMKTKGPDTKQCGLNC; via the exons ATGGAAGCCAGCGCGGGACTTGTCGCCGGTTCTCACAACCGCAACGAGCTTGTTGTCATTCATGGCCACGAAGAG CACAAGCCACTAAAGAACTTGGATGGTCAAGTGTGTGAGATATGTGGGGATGAAATAGGAGTAACAGTGGATGGAGATTTATTTGTAGGATGCAATGAGTGTGGTTTTCCAGTTTGCAGGCCTTGTTATGAGTATGAAAGACGAGAAGGCACTCAAGTTTGCCCTCAATGCAAAACTCGATACAAGCGTCTTAAGG GGAGCGCGAGGGTGGAAGGAGATGAAGATGAAGAGGATATAGATGACATAGAACACGAGTTCAATATTGAAGATGAAAAAGATAAAACCAAACATCTTACAGAAGCACTGCTTTATGGGAAGATGACTTATGGAAGAGGTCGTGATGACGAAGATATTAATACTCAAATCCCACCGGTTATATCCGGTGGTAGATCCAGACAA GTGAGTGGAGAGTTTCCTGTTGGAGCTTATGGTGATCAAATGTTGGCATCTTCACTTCACAAAAGAGTGCATCCATATCCAGATTATGAACCTG GAAGTGAAAGATGGGATGAAAAGAAAGAGGGAGGGTGGAAAGACAGGATGGAGGACTGGAAACTGCAACAGGGCAATTTGGGACCTGAAGATGATGATCCTGATTCTGCCAT GATGGATGAGACAAGGCAGCCATTATCAAGAAAAGTACCAATTGCTTCAAGCAAGATCAATCCTTATAGAATGATCATTGTGGCTCGCCTTTTCATTTTGGCATTTTTCCTTCGCTATAGGCTTATGAACCCTGTTCATGATGCCATTGGCCTCTGGCTAACTTCTGTCACTTGTGAAATTTGGTTTGCTATATCATGGATTCTTGATCAGTTCCCCAAGTGGCTACCAATTGACCGCGAAACCTATCTTGATCGCCTTTCTCTCAG ATATGAGAGGGAAGGTGAGCCAAACATGCTAGCTCCTGTTGATTTTTTTGTCAGTACTGTGGATCCCATGAAGGAACCTCCTCTTGTTACTGCAAACACAATGTTGTCAATCTTAGCTGTAGATTACCCAGTTGAGAAGATCTCATGCTACCTATCTGATGATGGTGGTTCCATGTGCACCTTTGAAACCATGTCTGAAACTGCTGAATTTGCTCGAAAGTGGGTTCCATTCTGCAAGAAATTTAACATAGAGCCTCGAGCGCCTGAGATGTACTTCGCTTTAAAGGTGGATTATCTCAAGGACAAAGTGCAGCCTACATTTGTTAAAGAACGAAGAGCTATGAAG AGAGAATATGAAGAATTCAAGGTGAGGATCAATGCCATTGTGGCGAAAGCACAGAAGGTTCCTCCAGAGGGATGGATAATGCAAGATGGCACTCCATGGCCTGGAAACAATACTAAGGATCACCCTGGTATGATTCAGGTGTTTCTCGGTCACAGTGGCGGTCATGATGTTGAAGGAAATGAGCTCCCTCGCCTTGTTTACGTGTCTCGTGAGAAGAGGCCTGGATTTACACATCATAAGAAAGCCGGTGCCATGAATGCTCTg ATTCGTGTCTCTGCAGTACTTACTAATGCTCCTTTCATGCTCAACTTGGATTGTGATCACTATGTAAACAACAGTAAGGCTGTCCGAGAAGCCATGTGTTTCTTGATGGATCCTCAGGTTGCAAAGAAAATTTGCTATGTACAGTTCCCTCAAAGATTCGATGGTATTGATAGAAATGATCGATATGCAAACAGAAACACTGTATTCTTTGAT ATTAATATGAAAGGTCTAGATGGAATTCAGGGTCCAGTGTATGTCGGCACAGGATGTGTTTTCAGGAGGCAAGCATTGTATGGATATTTACCTCCAAAGGGCCCCAAACGCCCAAAGATGGTAACGTGTGACTGCTGCCCATGTTTCGGACGCCGCAAAAAGAAGCATGCTAAGCAAGGAGCAAATGGAGAAATTGCAAACCTTGGAG GAGATGATGACAGAGAGATTTTAATGTCTCAGTTGAACTTTGAGAAGAAATTCGGACAGTCAGCAATTTTTGTGACTTCAACTTTAATGGAAGATGGAGGTGTTCCTCCTTCCTCAAGCCCTGCAGCTCTGCTTAAAGAAGCCATCCATGTGATCAGTTGTGGCTACGAGGACAAAACCGAATGGGGACTTGAG CTGGGCTGGATTTATGGTTCAATTACAGAGGATATCCTTACGGGTTTCAAGATGCATTGCCGTGGATGGAGGTCCATCTACTGCATGCCAAAGAGACCTGCATTCAAGGGTTCAGCTCCCATCAATCTGTCAGATCGGCTCAACCAAGTGCTTCGGTGGGCTCTTGGTTCTGTCGAGATCTTCTTTAGTCGTCATAGCCCTTGCTGGTATGGCTACAAAGAAGGAAAGCTCAAGTGGCTTGAGCGATTATCATATATCAACACAACTGTGTATCCTTTCACCTCTATACCACTTCTTGCCTATTGTACCCTTCCTGCCATCTGCTTGCTCACTGACAAATTCATCATGCCAGAG ATAAGCACCTTTGCAAGTCTATTCTTCATTGCTTTATTCATATCAATTTTCGCAACCGGTATTCTTGAGCTAAGATGGAGTGGAGTGAGCATTGAAGAATGGTGGAGAAATGAGCAGTTCTGGGTCATTGGTGGCATCTCAGCTCACCTGTTCGCTGTCGTGCAAGGTCTTTTGAAAGTTTTAGCTGGTATTGACACAAACTTCACAGTCACTTCCAAGGCAATGGATGATGAGGAATTCGGTGAACTATACGCATTTAAATGGACGACCCTTCTGATACCTCCAACGACCATCTTAATCATAAACCTTGTGGGAGTCGTCGCTGGAATATCCGATGCTATAAACAATGGATACCAATCATGGGGACCTTTGTTTGGGAAGCTCTTCTTTGCCTTCTGGGTGATTGTCCATCTTTACCCATTCCTAAAAGGTCTAATGGGACGGCAAAACAGGACACCAACCATTGTTGTTATTTGGTCAATTCTCTTGGCTTCAATCTTTTCCTTGCTTTGGGTTCGAATTGATCCATTTGTCATGAAAACCAAGGGACCTGACACCAAGCAATGTGGACTCAACTGCTGA
- the LOC126665131 gene encoding uncharacterized protein LOC126665131, with translation MSNLFNKFLTGELDYDSSDDEEENAKISWLMVSNFHMMKSKSGECFTIPRKYIYRDRVSGNDRLYNDYFAENPIYPSNVFRRRFRMNRPLFLHILNVIQDCDDYFIQKNDGLGRIGLSGLQKMTACIRMLAYGVSADCVDEYVRIGETTTIKSLKRFCEAIIKCFEKEYLRSPTKEDVSRLLKEGESRGFPGMLGSLDCMHWQWKNCPSAWHGQFTGHAQNPTIILEAVASYDLWIWHAFFGMPGSHNDINVLDRSHLFSELAEGRAPLANYTLNGHTYNMGYYLADGIYPKWATIVQSISQPQGLKNKFFTMRQEACRKDVERAFGVLQARFAIIRGPARFWSHKDLRSIMRTCIILHNMIIENEREQSLGTEFDVSDSSPVIQTSHESTLCFSEFLSRHLKIRSSGLHFKLRSDLIEHLWMQYGQEDH, from the coding sequence atGAGCAATTTGTTCAACAAATTTTTAACAGGAGAGCTAGATTATGATTCTTCTGACGACGAAGAAGAAAATGCGAAAATTTCTTGGCTTATGGTGTCAAATTTTCACATGATGAAATCTAAATCCGGTGAGTGTTTTACAATTCCTCGAAAATATATTTATCGTGATAGAGTTTCCGGAAATGATAGATTATATAACGATTATTTTGCTGAAAATCCTATTTATCCTTCTAATGTTTTTCGAAGACGTTTTCGAATGAATCGACCTCTATTTCTTCATATTTTGAATGTGATTCAAGATTGTGATGACTATTTTATACAAAAGAATGATGGGTTAGGAAGAATTGGATTGTCAGGACTCCAAAAAATGACAGCTTGTATTAGAATGTTGGCATATGGTGTTTCTGCTGATTGTGTCGATGAGTATGTACGAATTGGAGAGACTACGacaattaaatctttaaaaagattTTGTGAAGCAATTATAAAGTGTTTTGAAAAAGAATATTTAAGATCGCCAACAAAAGAAGATGTTTCAAGATTGCTAAAAGAAGGAGAAAGCCGCGGATTTCCGGGTATGTTAGGGAGTTTAGATTGTATGCATTGGCAATGGAAGAATTGTCCAAGTGCGTGGCATGGACAATTCACCGGACATGCTCAAAACCCAACAATTATACTTGAGGCGGTGGCTTCTTATGATTTATGGATATGGCACGCCTTCTTTGGAATGCCTGGGTCTCACAATGATATCAATGTTCTTGATCGATCTCATTTATTTTCTGAACTAGCCGAAGGACGAGCTCCTCTTGCTAATTACACTTTGAACGGTCATACTTATAATATGGGATACTATCTTGCCGATGGTATTTATCCGAAGTGGGCGACAATAGTTCAATCAATTTCACAACCTCAAGGtttaaagaataaattttttacaatGAGACAAGAAGCATGTAGAAAGGATGTAGAAAGAGCATTTGGAGTACTTCAAGCACGATTTGCTATCATTCGGGGGCCTGCAAGATTTTGGAGTCATAAGGATTTGAGGTCTATCATGAGAACTTGTATTATTTTACACAATATGATAATCGAAAATGAGCGTGAACAGTCCTTGGGTACCGAGTTTGATGTATCAGATTCATCTCCAGTAATTCAAACGTCACATGAATCTACACTTTGCTTTAGTGAGTTTCTTAGTCGTCATCTTAAGATTCGATCTTCTGGGTTACATTTTAAACTACGCAGTGATCTTATTGAACATTTGTGGATGCAATACGGACAAGAGGATCATTGA
- the LOC126664215 gene encoding translation initiation factor IF3-2, chloroplastic: MAGITSTTTSSFPFTTPTPITINTAQFNLSSLDSKLFGLRFRCSTNLFKSHSLASLSRASSTSVLVTTARFGGGGNRYSGDSRRSRQSIPDEDEALDISSIRSSTVRLIDGKQNMVGVVPKNEAIQMAEDAELDLVILSPDADPPVVRIMDYTKYKYEQQKKKKEQQKKSSASRMDLKELKMGYNIDQHDYDVRMRAAKKFLKDGDKVKVMVNLKGRENEFRNIAIELIRRFQNDVGELATEESKNFRDRTIFITLVPNKALLLKPQEPPKKSDKPAVNEVSAGV, encoded by the exons ATGGCTGGTATCACCAGCACAACAACCAGCTCCTTCCCTTTCACCACTCCAACACCTATAACAATCAATACGGCGCAGTTTAATCTCTCATCACTCGACTCAAAGCTCTTCGGACTCCGATTTCGTTGCTCTACTAATCTCTTTAAATCACACTCTCTCGCTTCTCTCTCGCGCGCCTCCTCCACCTCTGTACTAGTCACTACTGCTCGTTTCGGAGGTGGCGGTAATCGATATTCCGGTGACTCACGGCGGTCTAGGCAGAGCATCCCTGATGAAGACGAGGCTCTTGATATTTCCAGCATTAg GTCATCTACTGTGAGGCTTATTGACGGGAAGCAAAATATG GTTGGAGTGGTACCTAAAAATGAAGCAATTCAAATGGCTGAAGATGCTGAACTTGATTTg GTGATACTGTCACCAGATGCTGATCCACCGGTTGTTAGAATAATGGATTACAC CAAGTATAAATATGAACagcaaaagaagaagaaagaacaGCAGAAGAAGAGTTCCG CATCACGCATGGATCTGAAGGAGCTTAAGATGGG GTACAACATTGATCAACATGACTATGATGTGCGTATGAGAGCTGCcaaaaagtttttaaaagaCGGCGACAAg GTTAAAGTCATGGTGAACCTGAAGGGTCGTGAAAATGAGTTCAGAAATATTGCTATTGAGCTTATCAGGCGTTTCCAGAATGATGTCGGGGAG CTGGCAACCGAGGAGAGCAAAAACTTCAGAGATAGGACTATATTTATTACTTTGGTACCAAATAAGGCTCTTCTACTGAAACCGCAGGAGCCACCGAAGAAAAGTGATAAGCCAGCTGTAAATGAAGTTTCAGCTGGTGTGTGA
- the LOC126665052 gene encoding glutathione S-transferase T3-like yields the protein MMEEIQQNNGKRGKSFTNNNDVTLCKAWLAITQDSVVGNLQSSNKFWDRVLDHYTKNANDGSLRSRTSIQSRWGTIMRSCNKYHGYLAQIENRRQSGMTETDLVLQAKLLYNELEKKSFALDHCWEILQFGIKWQDLCSNKKKTSTVKTVNNFEDSSSLFDDLESPMYQDLNDSPVQIDITEPTIERPIGRKAEKESRKRSRMADTSSSRLCDLMCDFNKQTIEAQQRKALIEERKLRVLEEANDRERKKAELELKIMMEKHESEQQEKDDKIMMMNTSNMDDPTRAYYERRKAEILAKTIHSPSFEPEFYIPLPPSPSQS from the exons ATGATGGAAGAGATACAACAAAATAATGGAAAGCGTGGAAAATCATTCACAAATAACAATGATGTAACTTTATGCAAAGCTTGGTTGGCAATTACCCAAGATTCTGTTGTTGGTAATTTACAATCATCGAACAAATTTTGGGATAGAGTATTGGATCACTATACAAAAAATGCTAATGATGGAAGTTTAAGGTCAAGAACTTCTATTCAATCTCGTTGGGGAACAATAATGAGAAGCTGCAACAAGTATCACGGGTATCTTGCTCAAATTGAAAATCGTAGACAAAGTGGAATGACTGAAACTGATTTG gttttacAAGCCAAATTGTTATACAATGAACTTGAGAAGAAAAGTTTTGCGTTGGATCATTGTTGGGAAATCTTGCAATTTGGAATAAAATGGCAAGATTTATGctcaaataaaaagaaaactagTACGGTGAAAACTGTCAACAATTTTGAAGATTCATCATCTCTCTTTGATGATTTGGAATCACCTATGTATCAAGACTTAAATGATTCTCCAGTTCAAATTGATATTACTGAGCCAACTATCGAAAGACCAATCGGTAGAAAAGCTGAAAAGGAATCTCGAAAGAGAAGTAGAATGGCTGATACTTCTAGCTCGCGCTTATGTGATCTAATGTGTGATTTCAATAAGCAAACAATTGAGGCTCAACAGCGAAAAGCTCTTATTGAAGAAAGAAAATTACGTGTGCTAGAAGAGGCGAACGACAGAGAGCGTAAAAAGGCAGAATTAGAATTGAAAATAATGATGGAGAAACATGAAAGCGAACAACAAGAAAAGGATGACAAAATTATGATGATGAATACTTCAAATATGGATGATCCAACAAGAGCCTACTATGAGCGTCGTAAAGCTGAAATTCTAGCTAAAACAATACATTCGCCTAGTTTTGAACCGGAATTTTATATTCCGTTGCCGCCTTCTCCGTCACAAAGTTGA